In a single window of the Callithrix jacchus isolate 240 chromosome 1, calJac240_pri, whole genome shotgun sequence genome:
- the LOC118154017 gene encoding uncharacterized protein LOC118154017 isoform X1 — MAPTASVRPATRPPATSRASINRSRKPSGRAGSLASGLAAACAAGVWLRASAAGRGAVTPGEPVAGAQGAGRTLELPRRLLRRPAPGLPGAVVAAAAAAGAQWRNPNLALEKSAEASAAVALASPARPQGGQLLRLRPRPGRREVSGGGGGAVRVSFFGEAVVAST, encoded by the exons ATGGCGCCGACGGCCTCAGTACGTCCAGCGACACGCCCGCCGGCCACCTCCCGCGCTTCTATTAACCGCAGCCGGAAGCCGAGCGGCAGAGCGGGCAGCCTGGCTTCCGGACTGGCGGCGGCCTGCGCGGCAGGTGTGTGGCTGCGCGCTAGCGCCGCAGGGCGGGGCGCTGTAACCCCTGGAGAGCCCGTCGCGGGAGCGCAAGGAGCTGGACGGACTCTGGAGCTTCCGCGCCGACTTCTCCGACGACCGGCGCCAGGACTTCCAGGAGCAGTGGTAGCGGCCGCTGCTGCG gctggagcgcagtggcgcaatcctaaCTTGGCCCTCGAGAAGTCGGCGGAGGCGTCGGCGGCAGTGGCCCTGGCCAGCCCGGCCCGGCCACAGGGAGGTCAGCTGCTGCGACTGCGGCCCCGGCCCGGCCGGCGGGAAGTCagcggaggcggcggcggcgcggtCAGAGTGAGTTTCTTTGGAGAAGCCGTGGTGGCTTCAACGTGA
- the LOC118154017 gene encoding uncharacterized protein LOC118154017 isoform X2, with the protein MVEDETGLCGFSGFACPATPCHEKEELSAACWMLEPGACGTTARLVAVGGSEGDCTALESWLRMLVSRFINVPTDDMNSSFLMAA; encoded by the exons ATGGTGGAGGACGAGACAGGTCTCTGCG GCTTTTCTGGGTTTGCCTGCCCAGCTACTCCATGCCACGAGAAGGAAGAGCTATCTGCTGCATGCTGGATGCTGGAGCCTGGAGCCTGTGGCACCACGGCTCGCCTCGTTGCAGTGGGTGGCAGCGAGGGAGACTGCACAGCGCTGGAGAG ttggctgagaatgctggtttccagattcatcaatgtccctacagatgacatgaactcatcatttcttatggctgcatag